The following are from one region of the Etheostoma spectabile isolate EspeVRDwgs_2016 chromosome 15, UIUC_Espe_1.0, whole genome shotgun sequence genome:
- the arhgap23a gene encoding rho GTPase-activating protein 23 isoform X1 — protein sequence MWAVRDAELRKLHALMPAAMLPCPAPVGSDWSFQNPVGVDCSSPEPRCIWLAVLRSATGSVPPPAMPIRHSQSSHQPRGKGRRDGLPSTGDNPRPPMATRPGREGGGVFWKGPRTLVLHKNSQGFGFTLRHFIVYPPESALHTNLKDEENGNGKGYQKGRLEPMDTIFVKSVREKGPAHQAGLCTGDRLVKVNGESVLGKTYSQVIALIQNSESVLELCIMPKDEDVLQLVSAYSQDAYLTGNEPYSGGAEYLPPPPPLCYPHTKATPPAGAPPSGSMCQNQLDNWSRWPGSSSPSSPLDNHSAVGSPASWQEGRAGEPGGVGHSSPAHRTEEIQYGMTSQQPQGQTRGRSYSSSSSSGGPLSSPLQVHYPNHHAASSSQSQTRKSNSAWTSPPLPQPSHGRTERCQQALSDWYYNQLPERPARNMQTRHRSYSQDRLSDSRRQQQRTGGWPHSASQDTLLLLQQSGPGPQGEPYCSYGDWEGAPSRGHPANNYTRTRSENLLAQYDRHGRSLEMLDRAAAGVVSPRFERLSLLQQAPQPPPRTDAYSRKGSHYGAAQAPPMSRHTHSKHHSQPQTQQSAPQNRRLPRGQSMDDQPVGYRSYSPSFNRKTGRIMQQAHSFRDPSYSGPHMNWNPNTKTSPPEGTTAPLTASATSPLASTTHESQDRAYRPTNHERERGSVEGQAKVVAQTQEVVLRQKPPTGRRNAHGMRHPHYALPIDGLEPSLFSPDPQDSAPTPGSTGDVAPRKPNGNLAPLPIEDDSLASIPFIDEPTSPGADLRARHVPASSVVSSGMNSAPAVVTSPASPTFTFPLTRLFSHDCSSIKSGRRSSYLLAITTERSKSCDEGLNTFREEGRVFSRLPKRVKSFFTDGSLENLGTAEEVRSKRHSTSELGNITYSDVRREGWLHYKQILTEKGKKVGSGMRPWKRVFSVLRSHSLFLYKDKREAVLRGATIGCAAEDEQPISIRGCLVDIAYSETKRKHALRLTTQDFCEYLLQAEDREDMLDWIKVIRENSKTDSEELGFSRQALINKKLNDYRKQSPTGSKPDSSPRMSRMKPPFMLAKTDNAAGGPRSPKSDGKDESSPPKSPWGINIMKKTKKAGPKAFGVRLEDCQPGVNNKFIPLIVEICCGLVEDMGLEYTGIYRVPGNNAMVSMLQDQLNKGVDINPAEEKWQDLNVVSSLLKSFFRKLPEPLFTNDKYNDFIDANRMESASDRLKTMKKLIRDLPDYYYHTLKFLVVHLKTVADSADKNKMEPRNLALVFGPTLVRTSEDNMKDMVTHMPDRYKIVETLIQHCNWFFTEGQDKDEKTPVDTEDVQPAPNIDHLLSNIGRTALLGEASDSTNSDSAKSKGSWGSKRDLTPKDFLTLSIMSAVTGRKRRKRHKGRRVGSSTDDDSEHEPIKAGHLGAEEEEEAESPVGDTAPRAEGEDDDEEEEEEEDEEVVESGAKEEVDVEVLAVIPSRPRCKEEEEAGGRQAAMLLQEEEARAVVKGPPWRATEDARSIVSGYSTLSTLGRSLGSEGRVDDADDEHSELVSETDNESGFASRSLTQERPDKHPTVPVNTQPAAAPRSFLYTHYKPPVLTPTNLLAPPTALTPTPDAADRSEGGARSTTPSSSSFSSSSTTHKLHSRPSFNSHKLIQCDTLARKKLKSEKGKARSLDLLELSGPTAEADRAGSGSDGAPRVRRDTSRTNPSSCSSQESLRLARTKPSLPPSEAASFTPTGPSGRSLAEQVRARLMGSADDLRIVGLRKPLSPETRRKRRAWRRHTVVASPTEISEKRPPLTVSEFPLSANTQNQVKTRGLPRDADGLDQGPAARQAPTSRFHQYL from the exons GGTATCAGAAAGGTCGACTGGAGCCGATGGACACCATATTTGTGAAGAGTGTGAGAGAAAAGGGTCCGGCCCACCAGGCAGGCTTGTGCACAG GGGATCGGCTTGTGAAAGTGAATGGAGAGAGTGTTCTAGGAAAGACGTATTCGCAGGTGATAGCCCTCATTCAGAACAG TGAAAGTGTGTTGGAGCTCTGCATTATGCCAAAAGATGAAGACGTGCTTCAGTTGGTAAGT GCATACTCCCAGGATGCCTACCTGACAGGCAACGAACCCTACTCAGGGGGAGCTGAGTACctcccaccaccacctcccCTCTGTTACCCGCACACCAAGGCCACACCCCCTGCTGGAGCCCCTCCATCTGGCTCCATGTGCCAGAACCAGCTGGATAACTGGAGTCGTTGGCCAGGCTCTTCCAGCCCCTCTTCACCCCTGGACAACCACTCCGCTGTGGGCAGCCCCGCCAGCTGGCAGGAAGGGCGAGCAGGAGAGCCAGGTGGTGTGGGTCACAGCAGCCCGGCCCACCGCACAGAGGAGATCCAGTACGGTATGACCAGCCAGCAGCCTCAGGGCCAGACAAGGGGGCGCTCCtactcttcctcttcctcatcagGGGGCCCTTTGTCTAGCCCGCTGCAAGTCCACTACCCTAACCACCACGCTGCCAGCTCCTCTCAGTCCCAGACACGCAAGTCCAACTCAGCTTGGACCAGTCCCCCCCTGCCCCAGCCTAGCCATGGCCGCACTGAGCGCTGCCAGCAGGCGCTCTCCGACTGGTACTACAACCAGCTGCCGGAGCGCCCAGCACGCAACATGCAGACCCGCCACCGCAGCTACTCTCAGGACCGGCTCAGTGATTCAAGGAGGCAGCAGCAGCGGACAGGTGGCTGGCCGCACAGCGCCTCCCAGGACACTCTGCTGTTACTACAGCAGTCAGGACCAGGTCCCCAAGGAGAGCCCTACTGTTCCTACGGAGACTGGGAGGGGGCCCCAAGTAGGGGGCACCCTGCCAACAACTATACCCGGACACGCTCTGAAAACCTGCTGGCCCAGTATGATCGCCATGGCCGCTCATTAGAGATGCTGGACCGAGCAGCAGCTGGAGTGGTCTCGCCTCGTTTTGAGAGGCTGTCATTGCTCCAGCAGGCTCCCCAACCGCCCCCCAGGACTGACGCCTACTCGAGGAAGGGGAGCCATTATGGTGCAGCACAAGCTCCTCCAATGTCCCGACACACACATTCTAAACACCATTCCCAGCCTCAGACCCAGCAATCAGCCCCCCAGAATAGGCGGCTTCCCCGTGGGCAGAGCATGGATGACCAGCCGGTGGGCTACCGCAGCTACAGCCCCTCTTTTAACCGCAAGACGGGCCGCATCATGCAGCAAGCCCACTCTTTCAGGGACCCTTCGTACTCTGGCCCTCACATGAACTGGAACCCAAACACTAAAACCAGTCCGCCAGAGGGCACAACGGCACCCCTCACTGCCTCTGCCACATCCCCCCTTGCCTCCACCACTCACGAATCCCAGGACAGAGCATACAGGCCAACAAACCACGAGAGGGAACGAGGGTCAGTGGAGGGGCAGGCAAAGGTGGTGGCACAGACCCAGGAGGTGGTGCTGAGGCAGAAACCTCCCACCGGGCGGAGGAATGCCCACGGTATGCGTCACCCTCATTACGCGCTGCCCATTGACGGGCTAGAACCCTCTTTGTTTTCTCCTGATCCCCAGGACTCAGCTCCTACCCCTGGTTCCACGGGAGATGTAGCCCCACGCAAACCAAACGGCAACCTTGCCCCCCTCCCCATAGAGGATGACTCCCTGGCCTCCATCCCCTTCATAG ATGAGCCCACCAGCCCCGGCGCTGATTTGCGCGCGCGCCACGTGCCGGCGTCCTCCGTGGTGTCCAGCGGCATGAATTCGGCACCCGCCGTGGTCACCAGCCCCGCCTCCCCCACCTTCACCTTCCCCCTCACTAGGCTCTTCTCACACGACTGCA GCAGTATTAAATCCGGTCGCCGTTCCTCCTATCTTCTAGCGATCACCACCGAGCGCTCCAAGTCATGCGACGAAGGTCTCAACACGTTCAGAGAGGAGGGCCGAGTCTTCTC GAGGCTACCAAAGAGAGTAAAGAGTTTCTTCACAGACGGG tctcTGGAAAACCTTGGAACAGCAGAGGAGGTTCGATCTAAACGCCACTCCACCTCAGAGCTCGGAAACATCACTTACAGCGACGTACGGCGAGAAGGATGGCTGCACTATAAACAAATCCTCACAGAGAAGGGCAAG AAGGTGGGCAGCGGCATGCGTCCGTGGAAGCGAGTCTTTTCTGTGCTTCGCTCCCATTCGCTGTTCCTCTATAAGGACAAGAGGGAGGCGGTGCTCCGCGGGGCCACGATCGGATGTGCGGCAGAGGACGAGCAGCCAATCAGCATCCGGGGCTGCCTGGTGGACATCGCGTACAGTGAGACCAAACGAAAGCACGCGCTGCGGCTAACCACCCAGGACTTCTGCGAGTACCTGCTGCAGGCGGAGGACCGGGAGGACATGCTGGACTGGATAAAGGTCATCAGGGAGAACAGCAAGACGGACAGCGAG GAGCTGGGCTTCTCCAGACAGGCCCTCATCAATAAGAAGCTGAATGATTACAGGAAACAGAG TCCAACAGGCAGCAAGCCCGACTCCTCTCCCAGGATGTCCCGCATGAAGCCTCCCTTCATGCTCGCCAAGACGGACAATGCTGCGGGGGGGCCACGCTCCCCCAAATCAGATGGCAAAG ATGAGAGCAGCCCTCCAAAGTCTCCGTGGGGAATCAACATCatgaagaagacaaagaaggcCGGGCCTAAAGCTTTCGGTGTGAGGTTGGAGGATTGTCAGCCAGGAGTAAATAACAAG TTCATCCCGTTGATCGTGGAGATCTGCTGCGGTCTGGTAGAAGACATGGGTCTGGAGTACACGGGAATCTACAGAGTCCCCGGGAACAACGCCATGGTGTCGATGCTTCAGGACCAGCTCAACAAGGGCGTCGACATCAACCCTGCAGAGGAG AAGTGGCAAGACCTCAATGTTGTCAGCAGTTTACTTAAATCCTTCTTCAGGAAACTTCCAGAGCCACTTTTCACCAACG ACAAGTACAACGACTTCATCGATGCCAATCGGATGGAAAGTGCATCAGACAGACTAAAAACCATGAAGAAACTG ATCCGAGACCTCCCAGATTATTATTACCACACACTGAAGTTCCTAGTTGTTCACTTGAAGACTGTGGCCGACAGCGCAGATAAAAACAAA ATGGAGCCTCGTAACCTGGCTCTGGTGTTCGGGCCGACTCTGGTTCGAACgtccgaggacaacatgaaagatATGGTCACACACATGCCGGACCGCTACAAGATAGTTGAGACCCTCATCCAACAT TGCAACTGGTTTTTCACTGAAGGGCAAGACAAGGATGAAAAG ACGCCGGTGGACACGGAGGACGTGCAGCCCGCCCCCAACATCGACCACCTGCTGTCCAACATCGGCAGGACCGCTTTGCTCGGGGAGGCGTCAG ACTCAACCAACAGTGACTCAGCTAAATCAAAG GGGTCGTGGGGATCAAAGAGAGACCTCACACCCAAGGACTTCCTGACTCTGTCCATCATGTCAGCTGTTACGGGCCGCAAACGCAGGAAGCGCCATAAAGGCCGCCGGGTGGGCAGCAGCACCGACGACGACTCAGAGCACGAGCCAATTAAAGCTGGACATTTAGgggcagaggaggaagaggaggcagaGTCGCCTGTAGGAGACACTGCTCCTCGAGCAGAGGGAGAGGACGacgatgaagaggaagaggaggaggaagatgaggaagTTGTAGAAAGCGGAGCGAAAGAGGAGGTAGATGTGGAGGTGTTGGCGGTTATTCCCAGTAGGCCGCGCtgtaaagaggaagaggaggcaggAGGAAGGCAGGCAGCCATGTTGttgcaggaggaggaggcgcGCGCGGTGGTGAAGGGGCCGCCGTGGAGAGCTACAGAGGATGCTCGCTCTATTGTTTCTGGTTACTCCACCCTCTCCACATTAGGGCGTAGCCTGGGGTCCGAGGGGAGGGTGGATGATGCTGACGACGAGCACAGCGAGCTGGTGAGCGAGACGGACAATGAGAGCGGCTTCGCCTCACGCTCCCTCACCCAAGAGAGACCCGATAAACACCCGACAGTACCTGTGAACACGCAACCGGCAGCGGCCCCACGAAGTTTCCTCTACACACACTACAAACCCCCCGTTCTCACACCCACGAACCTGCTCGCCCCGCCCACAGCGCTCACACCCACACCGGACGCTGCGGACAGGAGTGAAGGAGGGGCGCGGTCCACCACACcctcgtcctcctccttctcctcctcctccaccactcACAAACTGCATTCGCGGCCTTCCTTCAACTCGCACAAGCTGATCCAGTGCGACACTCTGGCCAGGAAGAAGCTGAAGTCAGAGAAGGGCAAGGCTCGCTCCCTGGACCTGTTGGAGCTGTCTGGGCCCACGGCTGAGGCTGACAGGGCTGGTTCTGGGTCAGATGGTGCACCCAGAGTGAGGAGGGACACCTCCAGAACCAACCCCTCCTCATGCAGCAGCCAGGAGAGCCTGCGCCTGGCCCGGACCAAGCCCTCCCTGCCACCCAGTGAGGCCGCCTCCTTCACCCCAACCGGCCCCAGCGGCAGGTCTCTGGCAGAGCAGGTCCGCGCTCGTCTGATGGGCTCGGCCGACGACCTGCGCATTGTCGGACTGCGAAAGCCGCTGTCACCCGAAACACGGAGGAAGAGACGGGCCTGGCGCAGACACACCGTGGTGGCCTCTCCAACTGAGATCTCTGAGAAGAGACCCCCACTGACTGTCAGTGAGTTCCCCCTGTCCGCTAACACTCAAAACCAAGTCAAAACACGAGGGCTGCCTCGGGACGCAGACGGTCTCGACCAAGGACCGGCTGCTCGTCAAGCACCCACCTCCAGATTCCACCAATACTTGTGA
- the arhgap23a gene encoding rho GTPase-activating protein 23 isoform X5, translating to MVTCLPLLRGSWTPGCLEHLVIPPHNATTLPASQPATSCCCVAALQACQGKGRRDGLPSTGDNPRPPMATRPGREGGGVFWKGPRTLVLHKNSQGFGFTLRHFIVYPPESALHTNLKDEENGNGKGYQKGRLEPMDTIFVKSVREKGPAHQAGLCTGDRLVKVNGESVLGKTYSQVIALIQNSESVLELCIMPKDEDVLQLVSAYSQDAYLTGNEPYSGGAEYLPPPPPLCYPHTKATPPAGAPPSGSMCQNQLDNWSRWPGSSSPSSPLDNHSAVGSPASWQEGRAGEPGGVGHSSPAHRTEEIQYGMTSQQPQGQTRGRSYSSSSSSGGPLSSPLQVHYPNHHAASSSQSQTRKSNSAWTSPPLPQPSHGRTERCQQALSDWYYNQLPERPARNMQTRHRSYSQDRLSDSRRQQQRTGGWPHSASQDTLLLLQQSGPGPQGEPYCSYGDWEGAPSRGHPANNYTRTRSENLLAQYDRHGRSLEMLDRAAAGVVSPRFERLSLLQQAPQPPPRTDAYSRKGSHYGAAQAPPMSRHTHSKHHSQPQTQQSAPQNRRLPRGQSMDDQPVGYRSYSPSFNRKTGRIMQQAHSFRDPSYSGPHMNWNPNTKTSPPEGTTAPLTASATSPLASTTHESQDRAYRPTNHERERGSVEGQAKVVAQTQEVVLRQKPPTGRRNAHGMRHPHYALPIDGLEPSLFSPDPQDSAPTPGSTGDVAPRKPNGNLAPLPIEDDSLASIPFIDEPTSPGADLRARHVPASSVVSSGMNSAPAVVTSPASPTFTFPLTRLFSHDCSSIKSGRRSSYLLAITTERSKSCDEGLNTFREEGRVFSRLPKRVKSFFTDGSLENLGTAEEVRSKRHSTSELGNITYSDVRREGWLHYKQILTEKGKKVGSGMRPWKRVFSVLRSHSLFLYKDKREAVLRGATIGCAAEDEQPISIRGCLVDIAYSETKRKHALRLTTQDFCEYLLQAEDREDMLDWIKVIRENSKTDSEELGFSRQALINKKLNDYRKQSPTGSKPDSSPRMSRMKPPFMLAKTDNAAGGPRSPKSDGKDESSPPKSPWGINIMKKTKKAGPKAFGVRLEDCQPGVNNKFIPLIVEICCGLVEDMGLEYTGIYRVPGNNAMVSMLQDQLNKGVDINPAEEKWQDLNVVSSLLKSFFRKLPEPLFTNDKYNDFIDANRMESASDRLKTMKKLIRDLPDYYYHTLKFLVVHLKTVADSADKNKMEPRNLALVFGPTLVRTSEDNMKDMVTHMPDRYKIVETLIQHCNWFFTEGQDKDEKTPVDTEDVQPAPNIDHLLSNIGRTALLGEASDSTNSDSAKSKGSWGSKRDLTPKDFLTLSIMSAVTGRKRRKRHKGRRVGSSTDDDSEHEPIKAGHLGAEEEEEAESPVGDTAPRAEGEDDDEEEEEEEDEEVVESGAKEEVDVEVLAVIPSRPRCKEEEEAGGRQAAMLLQEEEARAVVKGPPWRATEDARSIVSGYSTLSTLGRSLGSEGRVDDADDEHSELVSETDNESGFASRSLTQERPDKHPTVPVNTQPAAAPRSFLYTHYKPPVLTPTNLLAPPTALTPTPDAADRSEGGARSTTPSSSSFSSSSTTHKLHSRPSFNSHKLIQCDTLARKKLKSEKGKARSLDLLELSGPTAEADRAGSGSDGAPRVRRDTSRTNPSSCSSQESLRLARTKPSLPPSEAASFTPTGPSGRSLAEQVRARLMGSADDLRIVGLRKPLSPETRRKRRAWRRHTVVASPTEISEKRPPLTVSEFPLSANTQNQVKTRGLPRDADGLDQGPAARQAPTSRFHQYL from the exons GGTATCAGAAAGGTCGACTGGAGCCGATGGACACCATATTTGTGAAGAGTGTGAGAGAAAAGGGTCCGGCCCACCAGGCAGGCTTGTGCACAG GGGATCGGCTTGTGAAAGTGAATGGAGAGAGTGTTCTAGGAAAGACGTATTCGCAGGTGATAGCCCTCATTCAGAACAG TGAAAGTGTGTTGGAGCTCTGCATTATGCCAAAAGATGAAGACGTGCTTCAGTTGGTAAGT GCATACTCCCAGGATGCCTACCTGACAGGCAACGAACCCTACTCAGGGGGAGCTGAGTACctcccaccaccacctcccCTCTGTTACCCGCACACCAAGGCCACACCCCCTGCTGGAGCCCCTCCATCTGGCTCCATGTGCCAGAACCAGCTGGATAACTGGAGTCGTTGGCCAGGCTCTTCCAGCCCCTCTTCACCCCTGGACAACCACTCCGCTGTGGGCAGCCCCGCCAGCTGGCAGGAAGGGCGAGCAGGAGAGCCAGGTGGTGTGGGTCACAGCAGCCCGGCCCACCGCACAGAGGAGATCCAGTACGGTATGACCAGCCAGCAGCCTCAGGGCCAGACAAGGGGGCGCTCCtactcttcctcttcctcatcagGGGGCCCTTTGTCTAGCCCGCTGCAAGTCCACTACCCTAACCACCACGCTGCCAGCTCCTCTCAGTCCCAGACACGCAAGTCCAACTCAGCTTGGACCAGTCCCCCCCTGCCCCAGCCTAGCCATGGCCGCACTGAGCGCTGCCAGCAGGCGCTCTCCGACTGGTACTACAACCAGCTGCCGGAGCGCCCAGCACGCAACATGCAGACCCGCCACCGCAGCTACTCTCAGGACCGGCTCAGTGATTCAAGGAGGCAGCAGCAGCGGACAGGTGGCTGGCCGCACAGCGCCTCCCAGGACACTCTGCTGTTACTACAGCAGTCAGGACCAGGTCCCCAAGGAGAGCCCTACTGTTCCTACGGAGACTGGGAGGGGGCCCCAAGTAGGGGGCACCCTGCCAACAACTATACCCGGACACGCTCTGAAAACCTGCTGGCCCAGTATGATCGCCATGGCCGCTCATTAGAGATGCTGGACCGAGCAGCAGCTGGAGTGGTCTCGCCTCGTTTTGAGAGGCTGTCATTGCTCCAGCAGGCTCCCCAACCGCCCCCCAGGACTGACGCCTACTCGAGGAAGGGGAGCCATTATGGTGCAGCACAAGCTCCTCCAATGTCCCGACACACACATTCTAAACACCATTCCCAGCCTCAGACCCAGCAATCAGCCCCCCAGAATAGGCGGCTTCCCCGTGGGCAGAGCATGGATGACCAGCCGGTGGGCTACCGCAGCTACAGCCCCTCTTTTAACCGCAAGACGGGCCGCATCATGCAGCAAGCCCACTCTTTCAGGGACCCTTCGTACTCTGGCCCTCACATGAACTGGAACCCAAACACTAAAACCAGTCCGCCAGAGGGCACAACGGCACCCCTCACTGCCTCTGCCACATCCCCCCTTGCCTCCACCACTCACGAATCCCAGGACAGAGCATACAGGCCAACAAACCACGAGAGGGAACGAGGGTCAGTGGAGGGGCAGGCAAAGGTGGTGGCACAGACCCAGGAGGTGGTGCTGAGGCAGAAACCTCCCACCGGGCGGAGGAATGCCCACGGTATGCGTCACCCTCATTACGCGCTGCCCATTGACGGGCTAGAACCCTCTTTGTTTTCTCCTGATCCCCAGGACTCAGCTCCTACCCCTGGTTCCACGGGAGATGTAGCCCCACGCAAACCAAACGGCAACCTTGCCCCCCTCCCCATAGAGGATGACTCCCTGGCCTCCATCCCCTTCATAG ATGAGCCCACCAGCCCCGGCGCTGATTTGCGCGCGCGCCACGTGCCGGCGTCCTCCGTGGTGTCCAGCGGCATGAATTCGGCACCCGCCGTGGTCACCAGCCCCGCCTCCCCCACCTTCACCTTCCCCCTCACTAGGCTCTTCTCACACGACTGCA GCAGTATTAAATCCGGTCGCCGTTCCTCCTATCTTCTAGCGATCACCACCGAGCGCTCCAAGTCATGCGACGAAGGTCTCAACACGTTCAGAGAGGAGGGCCGAGTCTTCTC GAGGCTACCAAAGAGAGTAAAGAGTTTCTTCACAGACGGG tctcTGGAAAACCTTGGAACAGCAGAGGAGGTTCGATCTAAACGCCACTCCACCTCAGAGCTCGGAAACATCACTTACAGCGACGTACGGCGAGAAGGATGGCTGCACTATAAACAAATCCTCACAGAGAAGGGCAAG AAGGTGGGCAGCGGCATGCGTCCGTGGAAGCGAGTCTTTTCTGTGCTTCGCTCCCATTCGCTGTTCCTCTATAAGGACAAGAGGGAGGCGGTGCTCCGCGGGGCCACGATCGGATGTGCGGCAGAGGACGAGCAGCCAATCAGCATCCGGGGCTGCCTGGTGGACATCGCGTACAGTGAGACCAAACGAAAGCACGCGCTGCGGCTAACCACCCAGGACTTCTGCGAGTACCTGCTGCAGGCGGAGGACCGGGAGGACATGCTGGACTGGATAAAGGTCATCAGGGAGAACAGCAAGACGGACAGCGAG GAGCTGGGCTTCTCCAGACAGGCCCTCATCAATAAGAAGCTGAATGATTACAGGAAACAGAG TCCAACAGGCAGCAAGCCCGACTCCTCTCCCAGGATGTCCCGCATGAAGCCTCCCTTCATGCTCGCCAAGACGGACAATGCTGCGGGGGGGCCACGCTCCCCCAAATCAGATGGCAAAG ATGAGAGCAGCCCTCCAAAGTCTCCGTGGGGAATCAACATCatgaagaagacaaagaaggcCGGGCCTAAAGCTTTCGGTGTGAGGTTGGAGGATTGTCAGCCAGGAGTAAATAACAAG TTCATCCCGTTGATCGTGGAGATCTGCTGCGGTCTGGTAGAAGACATGGGTCTGGAGTACACGGGAATCTACAGAGTCCCCGGGAACAACGCCATGGTGTCGATGCTTCAGGACCAGCTCAACAAGGGCGTCGACATCAACCCTGCAGAGGAG AAGTGGCAAGACCTCAATGTTGTCAGCAGTTTACTTAAATCCTTCTTCAGGAAACTTCCAGAGCCACTTTTCACCAACG ACAAGTACAACGACTTCATCGATGCCAATCGGATGGAAAGTGCATCAGACAGACTAAAAACCATGAAGAAACTG ATCCGAGACCTCCCAGATTATTATTACCACACACTGAAGTTCCTAGTTGTTCACTTGAAGACTGTGGCCGACAGCGCAGATAAAAACAAA ATGGAGCCTCGTAACCTGGCTCTGGTGTTCGGGCCGACTCTGGTTCGAACgtccgaggacaacatgaaagatATGGTCACACACATGCCGGACCGCTACAAGATAGTTGAGACCCTCATCCAACAT TGCAACTGGTTTTTCACTGAAGGGCAAGACAAGGATGAAAAG ACGCCGGTGGACACGGAGGACGTGCAGCCCGCCCCCAACATCGACCACCTGCTGTCCAACATCGGCAGGACCGCTTTGCTCGGGGAGGCGTCAG ACTCAACCAACAGTGACTCAGCTAAATCAAAG GGGTCGTGGGGATCAAAGAGAGACCTCACACCCAAGGACTTCCTGACTCTGTCCATCATGTCAGCTGTTACGGGCCGCAAACGCAGGAAGCGCCATAAAGGCCGCCGGGTGGGCAGCAGCACCGACGACGACTCAGAGCACGAGCCAATTAAAGCTGGACATTTAGgggcagaggaggaagaggaggcagaGTCGCCTGTAGGAGACACTGCTCCTCGAGCAGAGGGAGAGGACGacgatgaagaggaagaggaggaggaagatgaggaagTTGTAGAAAGCGGAGCGAAAGAGGAGGTAGATGTGGAGGTGTTGGCGGTTATTCCCAGTAGGCCGCGCtgtaaagaggaagaggaggcaggAGGAAGGCAGGCAGCCATGTTGttgcaggaggaggaggcgcGCGCGGTGGTGAAGGGGCCGCCGTGGAGAGCTACAGAGGATGCTCGCTCTATTGTTTCTGGTTACTCCACCCTCTCCACATTAGGGCGTAGCCTGGGGTCCGAGGGGAGGGTGGATGATGCTGACGACGAGCACAGCGAGCTGGTGAGCGAGACGGACAATGAGAGCGGCTTCGCCTCACGCTCCCTCACCCAAGAGAGACCCGATAAACACCCGACAGTACCTGTGAACACGCAACCGGCAGCGGCCCCACGAAGTTTCCTCTACACACACTACAAACCCCCCGTTCTCACACCCACGAACCTGCTCGCCCCGCCCACAGCGCTCACACCCACACCGGACGCTGCGGACAGGAGTGAAGGAGGGGCGCGGTCCACCACACcctcgtcctcctccttctcctcctcctccaccactcACAAACTGCATTCGCGGCCTTCCTTCAACTCGCACAAGCTGATCCAGTGCGACACTCTGGCCAGGAAGAAGCTGAAGTCAGAGAAGGGCAAGGCTCGCTCCCTGGACCTGTTGGAGCTGTCTGGGCCCACGGCTGAGGCTGACAGGGCTGGTTCTGGGTCAGATGGTGCACCCAGAGTGAGGAGGGACACCTCCAGAACCAACCCCTCCTCATGCAGCAGCCAGGAGAGCCTGCGCCTGGCCCGGACCAAGCCCTCCCTGCCACCCAGTGAGGCCGCCTCCTTCACCCCAACCGGCCCCAGCGGCAGGTCTCTGGCAGAGCAGGTCCGCGCTCGTCTGATGGGCTCGGCCGACGACCTGCGCATTGTCGGACTGCGAAAGCCGCTGTCACCCGAAACACGGAGGAAGAGACGGGCCTGGCGCAGACACACCGTGGTGGCCTCTCCAACTGAGATCTCTGAGAAGAGACCCCCACTGACTGTCAGTGAGTTCCCCCTGTCCGCTAACACTCAAAACCAAGTCAAAACACGAGGGCTGCCTCGGGACGCAGACGGTCTCGACCAAGGACCGGCTGCTCGTCAAGCACCCACCTCCAGATTCCACCAATACTTGTGA